One window of the Salvia miltiorrhiza cultivar Shanhuang (shh) chromosome 6, IMPLAD_Smil_shh, whole genome shotgun sequence genome contains the following:
- the LOC130990584 gene encoding uncharacterized protein LOC130990584: MADKRKKANLTEIERNNIAQWLLQNSKDFKLRYGAKKEAAAMFNIDVRTVWRLWTAARAQKMMGRPVQLVSMKKGSTHSDKKVIDVEKVKQLSVLERSTIRKMANKLEVSKSLVGVWIKEKKIRAHTNAIKPLLTQQNRLSRLTWSLSQLSAISANGRIKFQPMYNTIHIDEKWFYLTKTSDRYYLLPDEIEPYRACKSKRFIEKIMFIAVVSRPQYDNEGKMIFDGKFGIFPFTTVVPAVRNSKNRMRGTLETKAIQAITKEVSKDVFINQIIPTIKAKWPRGASRHIIIQQDNAKPHIKGSDPDFVAAATSDGFNIQLICQPPNSPDTNVNDLGFFRAIQSLQDDKLANCVDDLLKNVKDAFEELEPHKLNNVFLTLQGCYHEIIKCRGNNNYKIPHINKERLSRLGVLPECLEVEEQLVRDCLEELRQQQTEQGTIYNLDQLVEGLQQVVLND; the protein is encoded by the exons ATGGCAGACAAGCGAAAAAAGGCAAACTTGACAGAAATTGAAAGAAACAACATTGCACAATGGCTTCTCCAAAACAGCAAGGACTTCAAGCTTCGGTACGGCGCGAAGAAAGAGGCAGCAGCTATGTTCAACATCGATGTGAGGACGGTTTGGCGACTGTGGACAGCAGCACGCGCACAAAAAATGATGGGAAGACCTGTACAACTCGTTTCAATGAAGAAAGGATCAACACATAGCGATAAAAAGGTAATCGACGTGGAAAAAGTAAAGCAATTATCCGTTCTAGAGAGATCAACTATAAGGAAAATGGCAAACAAGCTTGAAGTTAGTAAAAGCTTGGTTGGTGTTTGGATAAAGGAGAAAAAGATTAGAGCACATACCAATGCAATTAAACCTCTTCTAACACAGCAAAATAGATTAAGTAGGCTCACTTGGAGCCTTAGTCAATTAAGTGCAATTAGTGCAAATGGAAGAATCAAATTTCAGCCTATGTATAACACAATACACATAGATGAAAAATGGTTTTATTTAACCAAAACATCGGATAGGTACTACCTGCTGCCAGATGAGATAGAGCCTTATAGAGCATGCAAATCTAAGAGATTTATTGAGAAAATCATGTTCATAGCTGTGGTTTCAAGGCCACAATATGACAATGAAGGTAAAATGATTTTTGATGGTAAGTTTGGGATATTCCCATTCACTACGGTGGTACCGGCAGTTAGGAACAGCAAAAACAGAATGAGAGGCACGTTGGAAACAAAGGCGATCCAAGCAATCACAAAGGAAGTGAGCAAAGATGTTTTCATCAACCAA attattccaacaattaaggCCAAGTGGCCTCGTGGTGCAAGTAGGCATATAATTATACAACAAGACAATGCGAAGCCCCACATTAAGGGTTCAGACCCTGACTTTGTAGCTGCTGCCACATCAGATGGATTTAACATCCAACTGATATGCCAACCACCGAACTCGCCGGATACAAATGTGAATGATCTAGGGTTTTTCAGAGCAATTCAGTCCCTACAAGATGACAAGTTGGCTAATTGTGTAGATGATTTGCTCAAGAACGTGAAAGATGCATTTGAAGAGCTTGAGCCACACAAGTTAAACAACGTTTTCCTCACACTACAGGGTTGCTACCATGAAATCATTAAATGCAGGGGCAACAACAACTACAAGATTCCACATATCAATAAGGAAAGACTCTCAAGACTTGGAGTTCTCCCAGAATGTTTGGAGGTAGAAGAACAGCTTGTAAGAGACTGTTTGGAAGAGTTAAGACAACAACAAACTGAACAAGGCACAATCTACAACCTTGATCAACTAGTCGAGGGACTGCAGCAGGTTGTTTTAAATGATTAG